In Castanea sativa cultivar Marrone di Chiusa Pesio chromosome 6, ASM4071231v1, a single window of DNA contains:
- the LOC142641399 gene encoding protein NRT1/ PTR FAMILY 5.6-like isoform X2 has translation METEMEKQRRDGQGENNEEKWVHDLSVDHNGRVPLRASTGVWKAAFFIITIEFSERLTYFGLATNLISYLTKLMHQDLKTAAKNVNYWTGVTTLMPLLGGFLADAYTGRFNMVMFSSLIYLMIHEVVFFLALYCISVGTGGIKPCLESFGADQFDDDHSGERKKKMSYFNWWNFALCCGLVLGVTIIAYVEDNVDWGVAILILAIAMAITIVTFYLGKPWYRYRLSKGSTLTPLLQVLVAAIRKRNLPAPSNPALLYEVPITYKSQGRLLCHTSSLRFLDQAAIIEEKDNISIEQNPWRLATVTKVEETKLLLNMIPIWLTSLTFGICIAQGPTFFVKQAATLNLKVTDNFKIPPASIIALGAAGMLVSVTIYEKILVPTLRKVRGNERGINILQRIGIGMALSVLAMSVAALVEMKRLRAVDNELIRRGKTGPLSLSAFWLAPQTIILGIGDGFALVGLQEYFYDQVPDSMRSLGIAFYLSVIGAGSFLSSFLITVVDHVTEKDGKSWFAKDVNSCRLDNFYWLLAAMSGLNFCIYVVLAMKYTYKNVQRRLIVTDGSDSYKGDGVELLA, from the exons ATGGAGACAGAAATGGAGAAGCAAAGGAGAGATGGACAAGGAGAAAACAACGAAGAGAAATGGGTTCATGATCTATCTGTGGATCATAATGGACGAGTTCCTCTTCGTGCTTCAACTGGTGTATGGAAGGCAGCCTTCTTTATCATCA CAATTGAGTTCAGTGAGAGATTGACCTACTTTGGTTTAGCAACAAATCTGATCTCATACCTCACCAAATTGATGCATCAAGACCTCAAAACAGCTGCCAAGAATGTAAACTACTGGACAGGAGTAACAACATTGATGCCTCTACTTGGAGGGTTCCTGGCAGATGCCTACACTGGCAGATTCAACATGGTCATGTTTTCGTCCCTCATATATCTAATG ATTCATGAGGTGGTATTTTTTCTTGCCTTGTATTGTATCTCTGTTGGAACCGGAGGAATCAAGCCATGTCTAGAAAGCTTTGGAGCGGATCAATTCGATGATGATCACTCaggagaaaggaagaagaagatgtctTACTTTAACTGGTGGAACTTCGCACTTTGTTGTGGGCTAGTGCTTGGTGTAACAATAATTGCTTATGTTGAAGACAATGTGGACTGGGGTGTTGCTATTCTTATTCTCGCTATCGCCATGGCCATAACAATAGTAACCTTCTATTTGGGAAAGCCTTGGTACAGATACAGATTATCAAAAGGGAGCACTTTAACACCCTTGTTGCAGGTCTTGGTTGCAGctataagaaagagaaatttaCCAGCTCCATCAAATCCTGCTCTATTGTATGAAGTTCCCATTACATACAAGTCTCAAGGAAGGCTTCTATGTCATACTAGTAGTCTCAG GTTTCTCGACCAGGCAGCGATAATTGAAGAGAAGGACAATATATCAATTGAGCAGAACCCCTGGAGACTAGCAACTGTGactaaggtagaggagacaaaGCTTCTTTTGAACATGATCCCCATATGGCTAACATCATTAACATTTGGAATATGCATCGCACAAGGCCCAACATTCTTCGTTAAACAAGCCGCTACATTGAACCTAAAGGTTACTGACAACTTCAAGATCCCACCAGCCTCCATCATTGCTCTTGGAGCTGCTGGAATGTTAGTCTCTGTCACCATCTATGAGAAAATTCTTGTTCCAACGTTAAGGAAAGTTAGAGGCAATGAAAGAGGCATTAATATCCTACAGAGAATTGGTATTGGCATGGCATTATCAGTTTTAGCAATGTCTGTTGCTGCCTTAGTTGAAATGAAGAGGCTAAGAGCTGTTGATAATGAATTAATTCGAAGAGGAAAAACTGGCCCTTTATCTCTGAGTGCTTTCTGGCTAGCTCCACAAACTATAATTCTTGGCATTGGAGACGGGTTTGCATTGGTCGGGTTGCAAGAGTATTTCTATGACCAAGTTCCAGACTCAATGAGAAGCTTAGGAATTGCTTTCTATCTTAGTGTGATTGGTGCTGGGAGCTTCTTAAGTAGCTTTCTGATTACTGTTGTGGATCATGTCACTGAAAAGGATGGGAAAAGTTGGTTTGCAAAGGATGTGAACTCGTGCCGTTTGGATAATTTCTATTGGTTATTGGCAGCAATGAGTGGgttgaatttttgtatttatgtgGTTTTGGCTATGAAGTATACTTACAAAAATGTGCAGCGAAGGCTGATTGTGACTGATGGTAGTGACTCATATAAGGGTGATGGGGTAGAGTTGTTGGCTTGA
- the LOC142641399 gene encoding protein NRT1/ PTR FAMILY 5.6-like isoform X1 encodes METEMEKQRRDGQGENNEEKWVHDLSVDHNGRVPLRASTGVWKAAFFIITIEFSERLTYFGLATNLISYLTKLMHQDLKTAAKNVNYWTGVTTLMPLLGGFLADAYTGRFNMVMFSSLIYLMGLSLLTMSQFIPSLKPCNKMMCLRPRKIHEVVFFLALYCISVGTGGIKPCLESFGADQFDDDHSGERKKKMSYFNWWNFALCCGLVLGVTIIAYVEDNVDWGVAILILAIAMAITIVTFYLGKPWYRYRLSKGSTLTPLLQVLVAAIRKRNLPAPSNPALLYEVPITYKSQGRLLCHTSSLRFLDQAAIIEEKDNISIEQNPWRLATVTKVEETKLLLNMIPIWLTSLTFGICIAQGPTFFVKQAATLNLKVTDNFKIPPASIIALGAAGMLVSVTIYEKILVPTLRKVRGNERGINILQRIGIGMALSVLAMSVAALVEMKRLRAVDNELIRRGKTGPLSLSAFWLAPQTIILGIGDGFALVGLQEYFYDQVPDSMRSLGIAFYLSVIGAGSFLSSFLITVVDHVTEKDGKSWFAKDVNSCRLDNFYWLLAAMSGLNFCIYVVLAMKYTYKNVQRRLIVTDGSDSYKGDGVELLA; translated from the exons ATGGAGACAGAAATGGAGAAGCAAAGGAGAGATGGACAAGGAGAAAACAACGAAGAGAAATGGGTTCATGATCTATCTGTGGATCATAATGGACGAGTTCCTCTTCGTGCTTCAACTGGTGTATGGAAGGCAGCCTTCTTTATCATCA CAATTGAGTTCAGTGAGAGATTGACCTACTTTGGTTTAGCAACAAATCTGATCTCATACCTCACCAAATTGATGCATCAAGACCTCAAAACAGCTGCCAAGAATGTAAACTACTGGACAGGAGTAACAACATTGATGCCTCTACTTGGAGGGTTCCTGGCAGATGCCTACACTGGCAGATTCAACATGGTCATGTTTTCGTCCCTCATATATCTAATG GGTTTGAGCCTCTTGACAATGTCTCAATTCATTCCAAGTCTAAAGCCATGCAATAAAATGATGTGTCTCCGGCCTAGGAAGATTCATGAGGTGGTATTTTTTCTTGCCTTGTATTGTATCTCTGTTGGAACCGGAGGAATCAAGCCATGTCTAGAAAGCTTTGGAGCGGATCAATTCGATGATGATCACTCaggagaaaggaagaagaagatgtctTACTTTAACTGGTGGAACTTCGCACTTTGTTGTGGGCTAGTGCTTGGTGTAACAATAATTGCTTATGTTGAAGACAATGTGGACTGGGGTGTTGCTATTCTTATTCTCGCTATCGCCATGGCCATAACAATAGTAACCTTCTATTTGGGAAAGCCTTGGTACAGATACAGATTATCAAAAGGGAGCACTTTAACACCCTTGTTGCAGGTCTTGGTTGCAGctataagaaagagaaatttaCCAGCTCCATCAAATCCTGCTCTATTGTATGAAGTTCCCATTACATACAAGTCTCAAGGAAGGCTTCTATGTCATACTAGTAGTCTCAG GTTTCTCGACCAGGCAGCGATAATTGAAGAGAAGGACAATATATCAATTGAGCAGAACCCCTGGAGACTAGCAACTGTGactaaggtagaggagacaaaGCTTCTTTTGAACATGATCCCCATATGGCTAACATCATTAACATTTGGAATATGCATCGCACAAGGCCCAACATTCTTCGTTAAACAAGCCGCTACATTGAACCTAAAGGTTACTGACAACTTCAAGATCCCACCAGCCTCCATCATTGCTCTTGGAGCTGCTGGAATGTTAGTCTCTGTCACCATCTATGAGAAAATTCTTGTTCCAACGTTAAGGAAAGTTAGAGGCAATGAAAGAGGCATTAATATCCTACAGAGAATTGGTATTGGCATGGCATTATCAGTTTTAGCAATGTCTGTTGCTGCCTTAGTTGAAATGAAGAGGCTAAGAGCTGTTGATAATGAATTAATTCGAAGAGGAAAAACTGGCCCTTTATCTCTGAGTGCTTTCTGGCTAGCTCCACAAACTATAATTCTTGGCATTGGAGACGGGTTTGCATTGGTCGGGTTGCAAGAGTATTTCTATGACCAAGTTCCAGACTCAATGAGAAGCTTAGGAATTGCTTTCTATCTTAGTGTGATTGGTGCTGGGAGCTTCTTAAGTAGCTTTCTGATTACTGTTGTGGATCATGTCACTGAAAAGGATGGGAAAAGTTGGTTTGCAAAGGATGTGAACTCGTGCCGTTTGGATAATTTCTATTGGTTATTGGCAGCAATGAGTGGgttgaatttttgtatttatgtgGTTTTGGCTATGAAGTATACTTACAAAAATGTGCAGCGAAGGCTGATTGTGACTGATGGTAGTGACTCATATAAGGGTGATGGGGTAGAGTTGTTGGCTTGA
- the LOC142640840 gene encoding uncharacterized protein LOC142640840 isoform X2 — protein sequence MQTEARVGVVVEGGGGAQRGMNSSHIDGGARKLAHQSQIGTLSQLLAGGVAGALSKTCTAPLARLTILFQVQGMHSDFATMEKPSIWREASRIVGEEGVRAFWKGNLVTIAHRLPYSSVNFYAYEHYKKLLKMIPGLENHRDNIGTDLCVHFVAGGSAGITAASATYPLDLVRTRLAAQTNVIYYRGIWHTLQTITKEEGVLGLYKGLGATLLGVGPSIAISFSVYETLRSFWKLHRPDDSTILVSLSCGSLSGIASSTEKQGAVQPLHQVFNQTD from the exons atgcaaACTGAAGCGAGAGTAGGAGTGGTGgtagaaggaggaggaggagcacAGAGAGGTATGAATTCGAGCCACATCGATGGCGGAGCGAGGAAACTCGCTCACCAATCGCAGATCGGAACTTTGTCGCAGCTTCTCGCCGGAGGCGTCGCCGGCGCTCTCAGTAAAACCTGTACTGCACCGCTCGCTCGCCTTACTATACTCTTCCAG GTGCAAGGTATGCATTCTGATTTTGCAACGATGGAAAAACCTAGCATATGGCGCGAGGCGTCGCGGATTGTTGGTGAAGAAGGAGTTAGAGCTTTTTGGAAAGGGAATCTGGTTACAATTGCTCACCGTCTGCCTTACTCTTCTGTCAATTTTTATGCATATGAGCACTATAAAAAG TTACTAAAGATGATTCCGGGACTGGAAAACCATAGAGATAACATCGGTACAGATCTTTGTGTGCATTTTGTAGCCGGTGGTTCAGCTGGAATAACAGCTGCTTCGGCTACATATCCATTGGATCTTGTAAGGACACGCCTTGCAGCTCAG ACAAATGTGATATACTACAGAGGTATTTGGCATACTTTACAAACCATTACCAAGGAGGAGGGTGTTTTGGGCCTCTATAAGGGACTTGGAGCAACACTCTTG GGCGTCGGGCCAAGTATAGCAATCAGTTTTTCAGTGTATGAAACATTGAGATCTTTCTGGAAGTTGCACAG GCCCGATGATTCTACTATCCTTGTCAGTCTGAGTTGTGGAAGTCTTTCAGGAATTGCATCATCAACAG AGAAACAGGGTGCGGTGCAGCCTCTGCACCAAGTATTTAACCAGACTGACTGA